The following coding sequences are from one Culex quinquefasciatus strain JHB chromosome 1, VPISU_Cqui_1.0_pri_paternal, whole genome shotgun sequence window:
- the LOC6038421 gene encoding protein sidekick isoform X4: MEAHERLGHPAAMLEEGEVRGATATGKGRRSGNSCSSSSSNSTRAVIMRRTGRRPRSLMGAARLSAGLAFVAIVALLGGTPSVFAAEPQMQAPRFTTQPSSSGSMVNEGRTKILQCHALGYPQPMYRWLKNGVPVGDFDTSQYLKIQSTTREDAGSYQCLAKNDAGTIFSEKIDVVVAYMGIFEDLTEQVVSVQSGYPAILNLSRIESVPAPSVTWQTEDGPLNYDIKYATTASNQLIILSVDENDMKSYQARAINTQIGKEEISALIRVNVTEGSYGEVAPEIIVEPKSIKVVRGEQTVQLECIANARPLHELETIWLKDGIPVENAGISYAHTDPWNRTLALLYVNLTHTGQYTCQVQMRTGGHPTVHSVATVTVQEPPSFFTPFRTETLGEYGSKTVLPCDVIGEPVPYVTWFRNAEGLDLSTDRYQVQDDHSLVIKKLSMEDSAMFQCLASNEAGEKSSYTWLKVKTSVPILEMSPTNQTVLDGKDATMHCRAVGAPTPNITWVFNESQGIELSGRIQILDSGDLLISNVRESDTGLYTCIRANEAGVVTGEAHLGVMVRTQIVQPPADTTVLLGHTAALQCKVSSDPTVPFNIDWYREPQRQPIKNSQRIAVKADGTLEIIEVRPSDVGQYSCIVTSPGGNETRSARLSVVELPFAPTNAKAVRLNTATHRAINVSWTPGFDGNSPVLKFIIQRREVPELGPLPDPLLNWVTELSNVSAGSRWVLLTNLKAATAYQFRVSAVNRVGEGSPSDPSNVIKLPQEAPSGPPVGFVGSARSSSEIITQWQPPLEEHRNGQILGYIIRYRLFGYNASPWNARNITNEAQRNYLIQELITWKDYIVQIAAYNNMGVGVYTEGAKIKTKEGVPEAPPTNVRVQALNSTAIRVWWKPPNPQQINGINQGYKIQAWKYEIYDGEEHEMEAKTVTVPPSLLDPLAEQDTVMAGLDKFESYNITVLCFTDPGDGERSYPIEVKTKEDVPDEVGSLQFDDVSDREVKVMWTPPKQINGILTGYQVRYMIKDRTDTMKSFNLSADTTSLKVVNLIATTHYWFEVTASTSMGSGLPRTATIQSGVEPVLPNPPYQLALSNIEAFSVVIQFTPGFDGNSSITKWTVEGQTARNLTWFTVYEVHDPDAFTLTVTGLTPFTPYRLRIIAWNVVGPSEPSEPTKDFQTIQARPMHPPLNVTVRAMSATELRVRWIPLQQTEWFGNPRGYNITYRNVNEKSQVAPYSVVIEDPTANSHVLDNLEEWSVYEIFMRSVNEVGQSADSPHAFERTREAVPSFGPLGVEANATSSTTIVVKWNEVPKEHRNGQIDGYKVFYGSAGRTQVLHKTIPNNSTHTTTLTELKKFVQYDIQVLAYTRLGDGMLSTPPVRVQTFEDTPGAPSNVSFPDVSFSMARIIWDVPEEPNGEILAYKVTYLLNGSMSLNFSREFPPSDRTFRATQLLAERYYLFSVTAQTRLGWGKTAAVLVYTTNNREIPQGPSSPQISRSQVQAEQITFSWTPGRDGFAPLRYYTVQFRENEGPWTVIPERVDPSITSYTALGLKPHTLYQFRIQATNDIGPSAFSKESIEVRTLPAAPSEGITGLKVVPITTTSVRVQWRSLPKNMWNGDAATGGYRILYQPVSDFPSTLQSTPKQDVMGVEQESAILKDLTQDRNYEIIVQPFNSQGSGPPTPPVAVYVGEAVPTGEPRGIDGAPVSSTEVRLRWKAPQQSMQNGELLGYKIFYLVTDSPQELEEGRKHEEEIEVVPASYTSHSLVFLDKYTEYRIQILAFNPAGDGPRSAPITVKTLQGLPGPPSSLSFSDITMNSLKVSWDPPRKRNGEILGYIVTYETTEDNEKFSKQVKQKVSGTSLIIQNLEEEVTYTFTVRAQTIDYGPALSGNVTTGPQEGSPVSPRDLLLSKSQAAVDMSWLNGPSGKGPILGYYIETKKRDDSRWETVARTTNGPIQEFTVSFQSLLPSTAYKFRVIAYNRYGISCPVYSDDAILTPSKLYLEYGYLQQKPFYRQTWFMVALAATSIIIIIMVIAVLCVKSKSYKYKQEAQKTLEESMAMSIDERQELALELYRSRHGVTSQNGTLNGTSTLGRRTGTILGGSRKPQTSAAAAASLGKSPPRPSPASVAYHSDEESLKCYDENPDDSSVTEKPSEVSSSDSQASESENESVRSDPHSFVNHYANVNDSLRQSWKRQKPVRNYSSYTDSEPEGSAVMSLNGGQIIMNNMARSRAPLPGFSSFV, from the exons GTTATCCGCAGCCAATGTACCGGTGGCTGAAGAACGGTGTCCCGGTGGGGGACTTTGACACCAGTCAGTATTTGAAGATCCAGAGTACGACCCGGGAGGACGCCGGATCGTACCAGTGTTTGGCGAAGAACGACGCCGGGACGATCTTCAGCGAGAAGATTGACGTCGTGGTGGCAT ACATGGGCATCTTCGAGGACCTCACCGAGCAGGTCGTGTCGGTGCAGTCGGGCTACCCGGCGATCCTGAACCTGTCCCGGATCGAGTCCGTGCCGGCCCCCTCGGTGACGTGGCAAACGGAGGACGGTCCGCTGAACTACGACATCAAGTACGCAACGACGGCGAGCAACCAGCTGATCATTCTGAGCGTGGACGAGAACGACATGAAGAGCTACCAGGCGAGGGCGATCAACACCCAGATCGGAAAGGAGGAGATCAGCGCGTTGATCAGGGTTAACGTTACGGAGGGTTCGTACGGGGAGGTCGCGCCGGAGATTATCGTCGAGCCGAAGAGTATCAAGGTGGTGCGGGGTGAGCAGACGGTGCAGCTGGAGTGCATTGCCAATGCGAGGCCACTGCACGAGCTGGAGACGATCTGGTTGAAGGACGGGATTCCGGTGGAGAACGCGGGGATTTCGTACGCCCATACGGATCCGTGGAATAGGACGTTGGCGCTGTTGTACGTGAACTTGACGCATACCGGGCAGTATACCTGTCAGGTGCAGATGAGAACCGGAGGACATCCGACGGTGCACTCGGTGGCGACGGTGACCGTGCAGGAACCTCCGTCGTTCTTCACGCCGTTCCGGACGGAAACCCTGGGGGAGTATGGATCGAAGACGGTGCTACCGTGCGACGTGATTGGGGAACCGGTGCCGTACGTGACCTGGTTCCGGAACGCCGAAGGCCTGGATCTTTCAACGGATCGCTACCAGGTGCAGGACGATCACTCGCTGGTGATCAAGAAGCTCAGCATGGAGGACTCCGCCATGTTCCAGTGCTTGGCGAGCAACGAAGCTGGTGAAAAGTCCAGCTACACCTGGTTGAAGGTCAAAA CTTCCGTTCCGATCTTGGAGATGAGTCCGACCAACCAAACCGTCCTGGACGGCAAGGACGCCACGATGCACTGCCGAGCCGTGGGCGCTCCGACGCCGAACATCACCTGGGTCTTCAACG AATCACAAGGTATCGAACTGTCCGGCCGGATCCAGATCCTGGACTCGGGCGATCTGCTGATCTCGAACGTGCGCGAGTCCGACACCGGTCTGTACACCTGCATCCGGGCCAATGAAGCCGGAGTCGTTACCGGAGAGGCCCACCTGGGCGTCATGG ttcgaacgcAGATCGTGCAACCTCCGGCGGACACGACGGTGCTGCTCGGTCACACCGCAGCGCTCCAGTGCAAGGTCTCGTCGGATCCGACCGTCCCGTTCAACATCGACTGGTACCGGGAGCCACA GCGTCAACCGATCAAGAACAGCCAGCGGATCGCCGTCAAGGCGGACGGAACGCTGGAGATCATCGAGGTGCGGCCCTCGGACGTCGGCCAGTACTCGTGCATCGTTACGTCGCCCGGCGGTAACGAGACGCGATCGGCACGGCTGAGCGTGGTGGAACTCCCGTTTGCTCCTACGAACGCCAAAGCGGTCCGGCTGAACACCGCTACCCACCGAGCGATCAACGTTTCCTGGACGCCCGGCTTCGACGGGAACAGCCCCGTCCTCAAGTTCATCATCCAGCGGCGAGAAGTCCCGGAACTGG GTCCCCTACCAGACCCCCTGCTCAACTGGGTCACCGAGCTGAGCAACGTGTCCGCTGGGTCCCGCTGGGTCCTTCTCACCAACCTGAAAGCGGCCACCGCGTACCAGTTCCGCGTGAGCGCGGTCAACCGCGTCGGCGAAGGTTCCCCGTCCGATCCGAGCAACGTGATCAAGCTTCCGCAGGAAG CCCCGTCCGGTCCCCCGGTGGGATTCGTCGGGTCCGCCCGGTCCTCGTCGGAGATCATCACCCAGTGGCAACCGCCGCTGGAGGAACACCGCAACGGTCAGATCCTCGGCTATATCATCCGGTATCGGCTGTTCGGGTACAACGCCAGCCCGTGGAACGCCCGCAACATCACGAACGAAGCCCAGCGCAACTACCTGATCCAGGAGCTGATCACGTGGAAGGATTACATCGTGCAGATCGCCGCGTACAACAACATGGGCGTCGGGGTTTACACCGAGGGGGCGAAGATCAAGACGAAGGAGGGCGTGCCGGAAGCGCCGCCGACGAACGTGCGAGTTCAGGCGTTGAACTCGACGGCGATTCGGGTGTGGTGGAAGCCGCCGAATCCGCAGCAGATCAACGGGATCAACCAGGGGTACAAGATTCAGGCTTGGAAGTACGAGATCTACGATGGGGAGGAGCACGAGATGGAGGCCAAGACGGTGACGGTTCCGCCGAGCTTGCTGGATCCGCTGGCGGAGCAGGACACGGTCATGGCCGGGCTGGACAAGTTTGAGTCGTATAATATTACGGTGCTGTGCTTTACGGATCCTGGAGATGGTGAGCGGAGCTACCCGATCGAGGTCAAGACCAAAGAGGACGTTCCGGACGAGGTGGGATCGCTGCAGTTTGACGACGTGTCCGATCGTGAGGTGAAGGTCATGTGGACGCCGCCCAAGCAGATCAACGGGATCCTTACTGGGTACCAGGTCAGGTATATGATCAAGGATCGCACGGATACGATGAAGAGTTTCAATCTGAGTGCGGATACGACGAGCTTGAAGGTTGTTAACTTGATCGCGACGACGCACTACTGGTTCGAGGTGACGGCGTCGACTTCGATGGGCTCTGGATTGCCGAGGACGGCTACCATTCAATCCGGGGTGGAGCCAGTTCTTCCGAATCCCCCGTACCAGCTCGCTTTGTCCAACATTGAAGCCTTCTCGGTGGTCATTCAGTTCACCCCAGGCTTCGACGGTAACTCCTCGATCACCAAGTGGACCGTTGAGGGTCAAACGGCTCGCAACCTGACGTGGTTCACCGTGTACGAAGTACACGATCCTGACGCGTTCACCCTAACCGTAACCGGACTCACCCCGTTCACTCCGTACCGCCTCCGGATCATCGCGTGGAACGTGGTCGGTCCTTCGGAACCCTCCGAACCCACCAAAGACTTCCAGACGATCCAGGCTCGGCCGATGCACCCCCCGCTGAACGTTACCGTGCGAGCGATGAGCGCGACGGAGTTGCGCGTCCGCTGGATCCCGCTGCAGCAAACCGAGTGGTTCGGGAACCCCCGCGGGTACAACATAACCTACCGCAACGTCAACGAAAAGTCCCAGGTCGCGCCGTACAGCGTGGTGATCGAGGATCCGACCGCGAACTCGCACGTGCTGGACAACCTGGAGGAGTGGTCCGTGTACGAGATCTTTATGCGATCGGTGAACGAGGTCGGCCAGTCGGCGGATAGTCCGCACGCGTTCGAGCGGACCCGGGAAGCGGTTCCGTCGTTTGGTCCGCTCGGGGTGGAAGCGAACGCGACCTCGTCTACGACGATCGTGGTCAAGTGGAACGAGGTGCCGAAGGAACACCGGAACGGGCAGATCGATGGGTACAAGGTGTTTTACGGGTCGGCGGGGAGGACGCAGGTTCTGCACAAGACCATTCCGAACAACTCGACCCACACGACGACGCTGACGGAGCTGAAGAAGTTTGTGCAGTACGACATTCAGGTGTTGGCGTATACGAGGTTGGGCGATGGAATGCTGAGTACGCCTCCGGTGAGGGTGCAGACGTTCGAGGACACGCCGGGAGCGCCGTCCAATGTTTCGTTCCCGGACGTTTCGTTCAGTATGGCGAGGATCATTTGGGACGTTCCGGAGGAGCCCAATGGGGAGATCTTGGCGTACAAGGTCACCTATTTGCTCAACGGATCGATGAGTTTGAACTTTAGCCGGGAGTTCCCGCCGTCGGATCGGACCTTCCGGGCGACGCAACTTCTTGCGGAACGGTACTACCTGTTCAGCGTTACGGCGCAGACGAGACTAGGTTGGGGCAAGACCGCGGCCGTACTTGTCTACACGACAAACAACCGGGAGATCCCGCAAGGGCCCTCGTCACCTCAGATATCAAGATCCCAGGTACAAGCCGAGCAGATCACGTTCAGCTGGACTCCCGGTCGGGATGGGTTCGCCCCTCTTCGGTACTACACGGTGCAGTTCCGGGAGAATGAAGGCCCCTGGACAGTGATTCCGGAACGGGTGGATCCATCGATTACTTCCTACACGGCGCTAGGACTAAAGCCGCACACGCTCTACCAGTTCCGGATACAAGCGACCAACGACATCGGACCTTCCGCCTTCAGCAAGGAAAGCATTGAGGTTAGGACCCTTCCCGCTGCACCTTCGGAAGGAATCACCGGGTTGAAGGTCGTCCCGATAACCACGACCAGCGTGCGCGTTCAGTGGCGATCACTGCCCAAAAACATGTGGAACGGGGACGCCGCTACCGGAGGCTACCGAATCCTCTACCAACCAGTATCCGACTTCCCATCAACGCTCCAAAGCACTCCCAAACAAGACGTGATGGGCGTGGAGCAGGAGTCGGCGATCCTGAAAGATCTCACCCAGGACCGCAACTACGAGATCATCGTGCAACCCTTCAACTCGCAAGGTTCCGGACCGCCGACACCGCCAGTCGCCGTCTACGTCGGGGAAGCCGTCCCAACCGGGGAACCCCGCGGAATAGACGGAGCTCCGGTGAGTTCCACCGAAGTCCGACTCCGCTGGAAGGCGCCCCAGCAGAGCATGCAGAACGGCGAGCTGCTCGGGTACAAAATCTTCTACCTGGTCACCGATTCCCCCCAGGAGCTGGAAGAAGGCCGCAAGCACGAGGAGGAGATCGAGGTCGTGCCGGCTTCGTACACCTCGCACAGTCTCGTCTTCCTGGACAAGTACACCGAGTATCGGATCCAGATCCTGGCGTTCAATCCTGCCGGGGATGGACCCCGGTCGGCGCCGATCACGGTCAAGACGCTGCAGGGGCTGCCGGGACCGCCGAGCAGCCTGTCCTTCTCGGATATCACAATGAACAGCCTGAAGGTTAGCTGGGATCCGCCGAGGAAGCGGAACGGGGAGATCCTGGGGTACATCGTGACGTACGAGACCACCGAGGATAATGAGA AATTCAGCAAACAGGTCAAACAAAAGGTCTCCGGAACGTCCCTCATCATCCAGAACCTCGAAGAGGAGGTCACCTACACCTTCACGGTGCGCGCCCAAACCATCGACTATGGGCCGGCCCTAAGCGGGAACGTGACCACCGGACCGCAGGAGGGTTCTCCGGTGTCGCCGCGGGATCTGCTCCTCTCCAAGTCGCAGGCCGCCGTCGACATGTCCTGGCTGAACGGACCCTCCGGCAAGGGACCGATCCTGGGCTACTACATCGAAACCAAGAAGCGCG acgATTCCCGGTGGGAGACGGTCGCCCGAACCACCAACGGTCCCATCCAGGAGTTCACCGTCAGCTTCCAGAGCTTGCTGCCCTCGACGGCGTACAAATTCCGCGTGATCGCGTACAACCGGTACGGCATCAGCTGTCCGGTGTACTCGGACGACGCGATCCTGACGCCGTCGAAGCTGTACCTCGAGTACGGATACCTGCAGCAGAAGCCGTTCTACCGGCAGACCTGGTTCATGGTGGCGCTGGCCGCCACTtcgatcatcatcatcatcatggtCATTGCGGTGCTGTGCGTCAAGAGCAAGAGTTACAAGTATAAGC AGGAAGCTCAAAAGACCCTGGAGGAATCGATGGCGATGTCGATCGACGAGCGGCAAGAGCTGGCGCTGGAACTGTACCGATCGCGGCACGGCGTAACGAGCCAGAACGGAACGTTGAATGGGACGAGCACGCTGGGCAGGAGGACGGGAACGATTCTGGGGGGAAGCAGAAAGCCGCAGacgtcggcggcggcggccgctTCGCTGGGGAAGAGTCCGCCGCGGCCATCGCCGGCGTCGGTGGCGTACCACAGCGACGAGGAGAGCCTGAAGTGCTACGACGAGAATCCGGACGACAGCAGCGTGACGGAGAAGCCGTCGGAAGTGAGCTCGAGTGATTCGCAG GCCTCCGAAAGCGAGAACGAGAGCGTTCGCTCGGACCCCCATTCCTTCGTGAACCACTACGCCAACGTGAACGACTCGCTGCGGCAGTCCTGGAAGCGCCAGAAGCCCGTCCGCAACTACTCGAGCTACACGGACTCGGAGCCCGAGGGAAGTGCCGTCATGTCCCTGAACGGGGGCCAGATCATCATGAACAATATGGCCCGGTCGCGGGCTCCGCTGCCCGGCTTCAGCTCCTTCGTATGA